The Burkholderia mayonis DNA window ACGATATACTCGGAAAAGGCTGGTTGACATCGTTGTGAACGGAGCACTCTAGTGAGCGAAAGCATAGCACGCGCCCCGGCGCCGAATCCGAAGCAAACGCTGCGCGAAACGCTTGCGCAGCGCCGCCTCGACGCGAATCGCTCGGCGCTCGCGCACGACGCGCTCGCGCAGCGCGTGCTCGCGATCCTCGCGGACTGCGCGCCGCGCACGGTCGGCTTCTACTGGCCGCTGTCGGGCGAATTCGACGCGCGCGACACGATCGCGTCGTGGCTCGCAGGCGACGCGGGCCGACAGGCGGCGCTGCCCGTGATCGGCCAGCCGCGCACGCCGCTCGATTTCCACGCATGGACGCCCGACGCGCCGATGCGCGAAGGCCGCCACCGGATTCCGGAGCCCGCGGCGGGCGAGCGGCTCGTGCCGGAGGTGCTGCTGATTCCGTGCGTCGGCTTCGATCACGGCTGCTTCCGGCTCGGCTACGGCGGCGGCTACTACGACCGCACGCTCGCCGCGTGGCCCGGCGCCGCGCGGCCCGTGACGGTCGGCGTCGCGTACGACGCGTGCGGCGTGCACGAACTGCCGCGCGAAGCGCACGATCTGCCGCTCGACTGGATCGTCACCGAGACGCGGACCCACCGGTCGGGCGGCTGACGGGCGCGCCGCGCGCCGAAGCCGCTCGCGACTCGGCAACGACGGCAACGATGACGACGCGCGCCGCGCGGCGCGCTTCCGTCAAACGATCCCGGGCGAAAGCACGCACCAACGCACCGCGCGCAGTCGGCGCGGCGCCGCGCAACCGCCCGCTGGACCGTGAGGCCCGGCGGGCCCGCATCTCCGGCGCATTCCGCCTACAGCGACGCGGCCGCGCGCGCCGCGGTGTCGTACAGCCCCGATGCGTGACGCAGCAACTGCGCGGCGTCGCCGATCTGCTCGTTCGTGAGCCCGCTGTCCTTCAGGGTCTCGATCAGGCAGCGCTCCCGCACGTCGCGATACTTGAGGCAGAGTGCGCGGCCCGCGTCGGTTGCGTCAAAGAACACTTCCTTGCCTGTCTTTTCGCTTTTTACGTACCCTCTAGCTACCAGCTTCTTGAGTGCATACGTCGCGACGTGCGTGTCCTCGATGTTGAGCACGAAGCAAATGTCGGCGAGCTTCTTCTTGCGGTCCCGGTGGCTCACGTGGTGCAGCAGCGACACTTCGACCGCCGTCATGTCTTTCGCCCCCGCGGCCGCCATGCACCTGACCATCCAGCGATTGAACGCATTTCCCGCCATGATGAGCGCATATTCGAGCTCGGACAGCTCCGCGCTTGCCTCGGAAACGAGATGTTCGGACGATACGATCTTGGTCGGATGACGCTGCATGGCGAATCGGCGGACGTGAGTCGAGGTGCGCGAAAGTGTACGCCAAGATCGTTTGCGCGGCGTCCGCCCAAAATTTTTGACGAGAAGTTATCGACATTTTATTGATAATGTATTCTCCACCCGGCCCAACGCCGTTTGCTTGCCATCGATGACCACTCCACGCATCTACCCGCTTGGCGATACCGCCCTCGTCTGCGAGGCGCCCCCTCCCGCAACGCTCGAATGCCAGCGCCGCGTGTGGGCGGTCGCGGGCGCGGCGGCGGGCTGGCCGCATGTCGTCGACGTCGTGCCCGGGATGAACAATCTGACGATCGTGTTCGACCCGCTCGAGACGACGGCCGACGCGCTCGCGCCGCTGATGAAGACCGCGTGGCGCGACGCCGACGACGTCGCCGAAAGCGGCCGCGAAGTCGAGATCCCCGTCGAGTACGGCGGCGCGTTCGGTCCCGATCTCGACGCGGTCGCGAAGCACACGGGGCTCACGCGCGGCGAAGTCGTGCGGCGCCATTCGACCGGCACCTACGTCGTGTTCTTCCTGGGCTTCCAGCCGGGCTTCACGTACATGGGCGGCCTCGACGACTCGCTGCACACGCCGCGGCGCGCCGCACCCCGGCTGGAAGTGCCGGCCGGCTCGGTCGGCATCGGCGGCGAGCAGACTGGCATCTATCCGGCCGCCGCGCCGGGCGGCTGGCAGTTGATCGGCCGCACGCCGCTCGCCCTCTTCGATCCCGCGCGCACGCCGCCGACGCTCCTGCAGCCGGGCGACCGCGTGCGCTTCACCGTCGCAGGGGTGCATACCGGATGACTTCACGCCAAGCCACGGGCGGCATCGAAGTGCTGCGCGCCGGTCCCCTTTCGACGATCCAGGATCTCGGACGCCGAGGCTATCGCCATCTCGGCGTCGCGCAGAGCGGCGCGCTCGACTCGCTCGCGCTCGAAGTCGGCAATCGCCTTGTCGGCAACCGGCCCGACGCCGCCGCGATCGAAATCACGCTCGGCCCCGCGACGTTCCGCTTCCCGCGCGCGACGCGCATCGCGATCACCGGCACCGAGTTCGGCGCGACGCTCGACGGCGTGCCGATCTACTCGTGGTGGAGCGTGCCCGTCGCGGCCGGCGAGACGCTCACGCTGCCCGTCGCGAAGCGCGGGATGCGCGGCTACCTGTGTGTCGCGGGCGGCCTCGACGTGCTGCCGATGCTCGGCTCGCGCAGCACCGATCTCGCGTCGCGCTTCGGCGGCCTCGGCGGCCGCGTGCTGCGCGACGGCGACCGTCTGCCCGTCGGCACGCCGCCTGCCGGCGCGCCCGCGTGCGTCGCGCCCGACGCGCCCGAGTTCGGCGTGAAGGCGCCTGCGTGGTGCGCGTTCGCGCGCGTCGACGAGCAGCCGCGCCGCCACAAGCATACGCACGCCGCTTGGGCGATGCCCGTGCGCGTGCTGCCCGGTCCGCAGTATGCGAGCTTCACGCCGGCGTCGCAGCAGACGTTCTGGGACGAGGAATGGATCGTCACGCCGAGCAGCAACCGGATGGGCTACCGGCTTTCGGGCGCGAAGCTCGAGCGCGCCGAACCGGGCGACATGCTGTCGCACGCGGTGCTGCCGGGCACGATCCAGGTGCCGGGCAACGGCCAGCCGATCGTGCTGATGAACGATGCGCAGACGACGGGCGGCTATCCGCGGATCGGCGCGGTGATCCGCGCGGACCTCTGGAAGCTCGCGCAGGCGCGCCTGAACCTGCCGATCCGCTTTGTCCGCGTGACGGTGGCGGCCGCGCGCGACGCGCTCGCCGCCGAGCGCGCGTACCTGCGGCAGATCGACATCGCGATCGAGATGCGCGAGGAGGCGCTGCAGCGCGCGCTCGCCGCGCGTGGAGTGGCGGCATGATTGAAGGACCGGGCGCGGCTGCGCGGCCGGGCGCGAACGCTTTGGGCAGAAACATCATGGAAATCGATTTGAACGCCGACCTCGGCGAAGGGTGCGGCTCGGACGAGGCGCTTCTCGGCCTCGTCACGTCGGCGAACATCGCGTGCGGCTGGCACGCGGGCGGCGCCCAGGCAATGCGCGACTGCGTGCGCTGGGCTGTGGAGAAAGGCGTGTCGATCGGCGCACATCCGAGCTTTCACGATCCGGAGAACTTCGGCCGCAAGGAAATGGACCTGCCGGCAGGCGAAATCTACGCCGGCGTGCTGTATCAACTGGGCGCGCTGTCTGCGATCGCGCTGGCGGAAGGCGGGCGCATCGTGCACGTGAAGCCGCACGGCGCACTGTACAACCAGGCCGCGCGCGATCCCGAGATCGCCGACGCGGTCGTCTCCGCGATCCACGATTTCGATCCGTCGCTCATGGTGTTCGGCCTCGCGAAGAGCGGCTTCGTCGACGCCGCGCGGCACGCGGGGCTCGCCGCCGTCGAGGAAGTGTTCGCCGATCGCGGCTATCGCGCGGACGGCTCGCTCGTGCCGCGCAGCCAGCCGGGCGCGCTCGTCGACGACGAGGACGAGATGCTCGCGCGCACGCTCGAGATGGTCTGCGGCCGGCGCGTGCGCGCGGTCACGGGCGAATGG harbors:
- a CDS encoding 5-formyltetrahydrofolate cyclo-ligase is translated as MSESIARAPAPNPKQTLRETLAQRRLDANRSALAHDALAQRVLAILADCAPRTVGFYWPLSGEFDARDTIASWLAGDAGRQAALPVIGQPRTPLDFHAWTPDAPMREGRHRIPEPAAGERLVPEVLLIPCVGFDHGCFRLGYGGGYYDRTLAAWPGAARPVTVGVAYDACGVHELPREAHDLPLDWIVTETRTHRSGG
- the pxpB gene encoding 5-oxoprolinase subunit PxpB translates to MTTPRIYPLGDTALVCEAPPPATLECQRRVWAVAGAAAGWPHVVDVVPGMNNLTIVFDPLETTADALAPLMKTAWRDADDVAESGREVEIPVEYGGAFGPDLDAVAKHTGLTRGEVVRRHSTGTYVVFFLGFQPGFTYMGGLDDSLHTPRRAAPRLEVPAGSVGIGGEQTGIYPAAAPGGWQLIGRTPLALFDPARTPPTLLQPGDRVRFTVAGVHTG
- the pxpA gene encoding 5-oxoprolinase subunit PxpA produces the protein MEIDLNADLGEGCGSDEALLGLVTSANIACGWHAGGAQAMRDCVRWAVEKGVSIGAHPSFHDPENFGRKEMDLPAGEIYAGVLYQLGALSAIALAEGGRIVHVKPHGALYNQAARDPEIADAVVSAIHDFDPSLMVFGLAKSGFVDAARHAGLAAVEEVFADRGYRADGSLVPRSQPGALVDDEDEMLARTLEMVCGRRVRAVTGEWVPLNAQTVCLHGDGAHALAFAKRIRAALEAAGIDVQAPGAVHAGERA
- a CDS encoding winged helix DNA-binding protein, translated to MQRHPTKIVSSEHLVSEASAELSELEYALIMAGNAFNRWMVRCMAAAGAKDMTAVEVSLLHHVSHRDRKKKLADICFVLNIEDTHVATYALKKLVARGYVKSEKTGKEVFFDATDAGRALCLKYRDVRERCLIETLKDSGLTNEQIGDAAQLLRHASGLYDTAARAAASL
- a CDS encoding biotin-dependent carboxyltransferase family protein; this translates as MTSRQATGGIEVLRAGPLSTIQDLGRRGYRHLGVAQSGALDSLALEVGNRLVGNRPDAAAIEITLGPATFRFPRATRIAITGTEFGATLDGVPIYSWWSVPVAAGETLTLPVAKRGMRGYLCVAGGLDVLPMLGSRSTDLASRFGGLGGRVLRDGDRLPVGTPPAGAPACVAPDAPEFGVKAPAWCAFARVDEQPRRHKHTHAAWAMPVRVLPGPQYASFTPASQQTFWDEEWIVTPSSNRMGYRLSGAKLERAEPGDMLSHAVLPGTIQVPGNGQPIVLMNDAQTTGGYPRIGAVIRADLWKLAQARLNLPIRFVRVTVAAARDALAAERAYLRQIDIAIEMREEALQRALAARGVAA